CCGAAAGTTTCCTGGCGCCGCTTATATCCTCCTGCCAGCCCGGCAGTTCGTCGTATACGGGGACGCACTCTCTTAAAACTTTAAGGCTGGCGGGGAATTCGTTCAAAATATCCCCGTGGTACAAGTAGCCGGTGCAGATTTTCACTTTTTCAAGGCCGCTTAATACGTCCAGCTTGGTGACGGCCAGGTAGTCCAGGCCGTTCACCCTCACCGCGTACCGCCCTGCCACACCGTCAAACCATCCGCAGCGGCGCGGCCGGCCGGTGGTGGTGCCGAATTCCCCGCCCTTTTTGCGAATGTAGTCGCCCAGTTCATCCTTCATTTCGGTCGGAAACGGCCCTTCGCCGACACGGGTGATGTAGGCCTTGGCCACTCCGATCACCCGGTTGATCCTGGTCGGCCCGATGCCCACGCCGATGCAGGCGGCGGCCGCGACAGGGTGGGACGAGGTAACGTACGGGTAGGTGCCGTGGTCGATATCCAGGAGGGTGCCCTGGGCACCCTCGAAGAGAATGTTCTTCCCCTGCTTTATGGCCTCGTTAATTATTATGGAGATGTCCGTTACATAGCCTTTCAGCGCCTTTGCGTAGCCCCGGTAGGACTCCAGCACGCTGCCGTAGTCCAGCGGGGGCAGCCCGTAGACCCTGGTAAAAAGGTGGTTTTTATCCTTCATATTTTGCTCCAGCAGGGCCGCAAAGACTTCCTCGTCCACCAGATCGGCCATCCGGATGCCTATTCGCGCCGACTTGTCGGTATAAGCAGGGCCGATGCCGCGGCAGGTGGTACCGATTTTCCCGCTGCCCTTACGGTTTTCCTCAACCTGATCCAGCCGCTGGTGATAAGGGAAGATGACATGGGCGCGCTGGCTGATCTTTAAGTTGGCGGTGCTGATGCCCTGTTTTGCCAGCGCCTCCATTTCCCCGATCAGAACCGCCGGGTCGATCACCACGCCGTTGCCTATGACGCAGATCTTATCCGGGTAAAGAATGCCTGAAGGGATCAGGTGAAGCTTAAACTCCCGGTCGCCGACCACAACGGTGTGGCCGGCATTGTTCCCGCCCTGGTAGCGCACCACCAGGTCGGCCTTTTCGGCCAGGAAATCGGTAACCTTGCCCTTGCCTTCGTCACCCCACTGCGCACCGACCAGAACTACAGTAGACATCCGGATACCCCCTATGCTCTTTTTGCAATCTCCCTTGCCGCCACCACGCCGGCCGCAGAAGCCTGGGCCAGCCCCCTGGTAACGCCTGCCCCGTCCCCCGCCGCAAACAGGTTTTTCACCTGAGTTTCCAGGGAGTCTGAGAGGGCCAGGCGGGAGGAATAAAACTTAACTTCAACACCGTAAAGAAGCGTATATCTGGAATACACCCCCGGCGCCAGCCGGTCCAGCGCCCTGAGCATCTCCACTATGCCCATAAGGTGGCGGTAGGGGAAAACCAGGCTCAGGTCGCCCGGCGTGGCCTCGGCCAGGGTGGGTACTGTCATGCACTTGGCCAGCCTTTCCCTGGTGGAACGGCGGCCGGCCAAAAGATCGCCCAGGCTCTGCACTATCACCCCGCCGCCCAGCAGGTTGGCCAGGCTGGCAATATACCTGCCGTAGGCAATGGGCTCCTTGAAGGGCTCGGTAAAGGTCTTGCTGACCAGTACGGCGAAATTGGTGTTTTCGGTTTTGTTGTAGGCGTGGCTGTGGCCGTTTACCGTCACCAGCCCGTCGTTGTTTTCCAACACCACTTCGCCGTTGGGATTCATGCAGAAAGTGCGCACCTTGTCGCTAAACGTCCTGGAATAGTAGATAAACTTGGCTTCATAGAAAATTCTGGTCAGGTGGTCCATCACCGCCGCCGGCAGCTCCACCCTCACCCCGATGTCCACAGGGTTTACCGCCGTGCCCAGGCCCATCCGCTGGGCTTCCCGGGCAAGCCACTCGGAGCCCTCCCGTCCGGGAGCCAGCACGACGTACCTGGCGCCTATGGCCTCCCCGTCCTGGGTAACCACGCCGCGGACGGTGCCGCCTTCCACCGTAACCTCGTCCACCAGGCAGGATGTGCGCACCTCCACCCCGTGGGACAGCAGGTACTCCTGCATCCTCTGGAGCACCTCCGCGCAGCGCCCCGTGCCCATATGCCTGATCCGGACGGGCACCAGCTTTAGCTCGGCCAGCACTGCCCGGCGCTGCATTTCCTGAATTTCCTCTTCATGCTCCAGCCCGTAAACCTGTTCTGGCGCACCAAACTTGACGAAGATGCGGTCAATGTAGTCAATTAAGCCGGCCAGTTCCTTCTCTCCCACATACTGCTCAAGGCTGCCGCCGACTTCGGTGGAAAGGGTCAGCTTGCCGTCGCTGAAAGCTCCGGCCCCGCCCCAACCGCAGATTGTAGAGCAGGGAGAGCACCTGGCGCAGTGAACATCCCGCTCCCGCGCAACGCAGCGGCGCTCATCGATATTGCGCCCCTTTTCGATAATGAGAATCCTCAGCCCCGTTTTCAGCTTTACCAGTTCCAGAGCGGCAAAAATCCCGGCCGGTCCGGCGCCGACGATGACGACATCGTACTGACTGTTCACAAAATTTCCTCCTGTAATTCAAGCGCGGCGGACTTCCAATATTTTTCCCCGCCGGCATAAAAATAACCCAAACAACAAACCTTGCCAGTTGCTATTTGAGCCGGTCCAAATCCGCAGATAAAGTATTTGCTTATTCAGCCCGCTTCGGGCAGCAAAGGTATTGTAACAAACCGCACAGTTATTGTCAAGCGATCAGCCCTCTTCCATGTTTTTTATAAGAGGAACAAATTTGGTAAATTCTTTTAAAAAGCCGAGCTCGACGACCCCCACCGGGCCGTTGCGGTGCTTGGAGATGATGATTTCAGCTATGCCCTTCTTGTCGGAATCCCGGTTGTAATACTCGTCCCGGTAAATAAACATGATCAAATCGGCATCCTGCTCCAGCGACCCGGACTCGCGCAGGTCTGACATGACCGGCCTTTTGTTCGGGCGCTGCTCCACCGACCGGCTGAGCTGCGCCAGCGCCAGGACCGGCACGTTCAGCTCCTTGGCCAGGCCCTTCAGGGAGCGGGATATTTCGGAAATCTCCTGCTGGCGGTTTTCCGGCCGGCGGCTGCCCTGCATCAGTTGCAGGTAGTCGATCACGATCAGGCCCAGCCCCTTTTCGGCCTGGAGTTGCCTGGCCTTGGCCCGCACCTGGCGAACGGTGATGGCGGCGGTATCGTCGATGTAAATGGGCGCTTTGGCCAGCTTTCCGGCAGTCTCGTGCAGCTTCTGCCAGTCATCTTCGTCCAGTTCCCCGGTGCGGATCCGGTGCTGGTCCACCATTGCCTCGGCGCAAAGAATCCGCTGCACCAGTTGCTCTTTGGACATTTCCAGGCTGAATATGGCCACCGGAATGTTGTGCTTTAAGGCAGCGCTGTAGCCGATGCACAGCCCCAGGCTGGTCTTGCCCATGCTGGGGCGCCCGGCAATAATGATCAGGTCGCTGGGCTGAAGCCCGCAGCAGATCCGGTCCAGGTCGCTGAAGGGGGTCGGCACCCCGGTTATGCTGCCCCGGTTGTTGTAAAGAAACTCCAGGTGCTTGAACGTCTCCAGGAAGATGTCCTTGATCGAGTAAAGGGCGGCTGCCGCCCGCCGGCTGCCGAGCTCCATGAGCATCTGCTCGGCCTCGGCTATAAGCTTTTCCGGTTCCTCGCCCTCCTCGTAGCCCCTGCCGGCCAGGCGGGTGGAAAGCTGGATCAGGGTGCGCAGGAGCGATTTTTCCTCGACAATGCGGGCGTAATATTCCACGTTGGCAGCGGTGGGAACCATCTCCGCCAGCGAGGCAATATAGGCCACCCCTCCGGCCTTTTCCAGATCGCCCTGCTGCCGGAGTCTTTCGCTAACCGTAATCAGATCCACCGGCCGGCCGCTCTCATTGAGAGAAAGCATGGCCTCGTAAATTACCTTATGGCTTTCCCGGTAAAAATCCTCGGGCTTGAGAATTCTCAAGACCTTATAAATGGCTTCCCGGTCAAGAAGAATGGCGCCGAGCACCGACTGCTCGGCGTCGATGTTCTGCGGTGGAATCCGTTCCAGCAAAGGCATCACCTTTTAAACTTTTAACTGATTAGCAAGTCAACTTCCGCCGGCGGGAACACGTGACTGATCATTTCTTCCACGGAATCGACAGGAATAATCCGGATCCCCTTGATGTCCGCCGGCACGTCCTTTTCATTTTCGGCCGGGATCAGCACCGTCCTCAGGCCGGCCTGCCTGGCCCCGTAAATCTTTTCAAACACCCCGCCGACGGCGCGCACTTTGCCCTGAATGGAAATTTCGCCGGTCACCGCAATGTCCTGGGGCACCGGACGGCCCTGAATGGCGCTCAGAACGGCAATGAAAATGGCCGCTCCGGCTGAGGGGCCGTCTATCCGCCCCCCTCCCACCACGTTGATATGAAGGTCGTAATTGGCCAGGTCCTCCCCGGTCAGCTTGCGGATTACCGAAGCGGCATTGAATACCGAGTCTTTTGCCATGCTCCCGGCGGTATCGTTAAAGCGGATACTGCCCTGCCCGGCGTTGCGGGCCGGGAAGGCCACCGCCTCGATTTCCAGCACCGAACCCAAAAAACCCATTACGCCCAGGCCGAAAATCTTGCCTACCTCCCGCCGGGCGGAGCCCTTGCGGGTTACATAAGGGCTGAGCCTGCTGATCTGCACCACCTCCAGGACGTCCTGCAGGGTAATCCTGGCGCCGCCGCCCTGCTTCTCCCTGCGGTAGCAGGCCAGGCCGTAGGCGTCGGCAAGGATATTGACCGCCTTACGGCCTTCAATTGTGTACTCGCTGATCACCTCGGGGACGGCCTGGTCCATTTCCACCTGCAGCTTTGCCGCCGCCTGCCTGATAATTTTCTGGACGGCCGACGGAGTAAGCGGCTCAAAGAAAATTTCGGCACAGCGGGAGCGTATGGCCGGGTTAATCTCCTCCGGTTCCCGCGTGGTGGCGCCGATCAGGATGAAATCGGCGGGCGCCCCCTCTTCGAAAAGCTTCTTGATGTACTGCGGTATATTCGGATCGGAGGGATCGTAATAGGACGACTCAAAGAAAACCCTTTTGTCCTCAAGCACTTTCAGCAGCTTATTCTGTAAAATGGGATCCATTTCCCCGATTTCATCAATGAAAAGCACCCCGCCGTGGGCTTCCGTAACCAGCCCCAGCTTGGGTTCGGGCACGCCGCTTTCGGCCAGGTCGCGCCTGGCCCCCTGGTAGATGGGATCGTGCACGGAGCCCAGAAGTGGGTTGGTCACCTCCCGCGGGTCCCAGCGCAGGGTGGCGCCGTTCACCTCCACAAAGGCCGCTTCTTTAGAGAACGGCGTGCCGCCGGCCCGCTTTGCCTCTTCCAGGGCCAGGCGGGCAGCGGTAGTCTTGCCCACGCCGGGCGGGCCGTAAAGAATGATGTGCTGCGGGTAGGGTGAGGCCAGCTTGGCCAAAAGGGCCTTAACCGCCCGCTCCTGGCCGACAATTTCATCAAATGAGGCCGGCCGCAAAAACTCCAGGGCCGAGGTTGAAAGCTTTCTCTGCTCAAGCTTCTCCAGCACGGCCAGCTTTTTCAGGGTCTGGGCGTTTTCCGGCCCGGCGGTTTCCTTTATGACCTGCATTTTTATTTCCCGGACGTATTCTTCATGGCGCTGCTGCAGTTTTTCGCCGATCTTTTTCTCCAGCTGGTCTTCCACGGTGCGGCGGGCGATGCTGTCGGCTATCTCCTCTTCGACTTCCTCAAGAATGCCGGGAATGTCTTCCACAGCAGGCAAGGTATCATAAGTGGGGTCCTCGAAAACAAGCTTCTGGAGGGCTAAAACTTTTTCCTCCAGCCTTTCTGAGCGCATCAACTGCAGCGCCTCCAGTTTTCCGGCCCGCAACACCAGCTTGTCGGTCCCGTAAAGGTCGGCAAGCAGGCCGTACAGCGCGGCCACCTGGCGCCTTAACTGATCCAGGCCGGCAAATTTGCTGGAGGTACCGTCCCTGGCCCGCCCGGTAAATTTTTCGAGGAATGCTTTCATGGTTTGCTCCTTTCAACACCGCAGTTCCGGCCCAGTTACTCCCCTGCCACTTCGACCCTGACCTCGGCCTGGATATTCGGGTGAAGCCTGGCAGCCACAGAGTACATCCCTAACTGCTTAATCGGCTCTTTAAGCAAAAGCTTTTTCTTGTCAAGAACAATATTGTACTGCGAAGCAAGGGCCTCGGCAATATCCTTGTTGTTGACGGAGCCGAAAAGCCTGCCCCCTTCACCGGTCTTTGCCCTGACCACAACTGTAACCCCTTTCAGGCGGGCCGCCAGCGCCCTGGCCTCTTCTTCAGCCTTCTTCTCTTTCATGGCCAGAACCTTCTGGCGGTCGCCCAAAGCCTTCATCCTGCCTTTCGTTGCTTCTTCGGCCAGGCCGCGGGGAAAGAGGTAGTTCCGGGCATACCCCTCGGCCACGTCCACAACCTCACCTTTCTTGCCCTGGCCGGGCACATCTTTGAGCAGTATTACCTTCAATCTGCCATCCCTCCTCTGGCCGTTCTTTATCAAGGCCTGCCGCAGCCCGCTCCTTGCCTTTAAAGCCCGTCCCGGTCTTTTAAGGACGGCAGCCGCCGCAGGTTAACCAGCGGGTCGGTCACCCCCAGCGCCAGGACAAGCGCGGCGGCAAACGGAAGATAGATTAAGGCCATCAGCAAAAATATAACTTTTACCGGCCCCGGCAGGCTAACGAGGCGGTAAAAGTAGGCCGCCACGGAAACGCCAAGGACAAGGTACACGTAAAATAAAACGAAGAGGATATTTTTTCCGGCCCTGGCCGCCGCCGGGACGGAGAACTGATCGCCGGCAAGGGTCAGCCCCAGGCCGGCAATTAGCCCGTAAATGCTGTACCAGGGCAACGTTATCCGGCTGAAGGCAAGCGCAGGCGGCAGAGAAAAGCCCAAGCGGATCAAAACCGCCCTGGCCAGAAAATAGGTAACCGCCGCGGCAAAAGCCGAGGTAATTACAAATTGGCCGGGAATAAAAAGCTCCATGAACGAAATGATTTTTTTGCTGAAATCGCCCTGCAGTTCCGGCGGAACGTTCTTTAAGGCTCCGGCGCCGTAATTTTCCGCCAGCCACTGCTCCGCCGCCCGTACATTCTCCTCGTCAAAAACAAAGGGGTTTTCCCCCGTCAGGGCGTAAACCAGGCAGGCCGCCGCAAGGGCCAGCACGCACGCCCCCAGAAGCCCTGCGGAAACCGTAGCGCCGGAAGAAACCCGGTTTTTAAATAAAATGCCGTATAAAATTCCCAAAAGCCCGTACTGGACAATTAAAACAACCGCCGCGGGCGCCGGTACGAAAATGATCAGGAAAACCGCAGCGGCCGCCAGGCCGGCCAGGCCGTAGCAGGAGTCCAGTTTCATCACCAGCAGTATCAGCGGAACGGGAAACAAGACGGCCGTAAAAAAGTAAAGAGGCGGCAGGAAGACCCCTGCCAGGCCGATGACAACAGCCAGGGCGGTCAAAAGGCCCCATTCCGCCAGTGCCCTGGTTTTATCGCCGGGTTTCAAGAAATCACCTCTTTTTTTCAACCAGGTAATTTAATAGCGAAGAAAGATCGCCATACCATCTTTCCACCTCGTGGTCGTCATCAATGCCCTGTCTCAGTTTGGCCTCCACCTTTAAATCCAGGCGGGGAAAGTTTATGCCCAGCCTCCGCCCCAGAATGTAACAGGTGATCACCAGGCCGGCCAGGGCGTCCAGGAGGCGTTCCTCGCTGCCCCTGAGCATAGCCTTGAAAAGCGCCGAAACGGAGGTAATCAAATCGGCTTTCAGCCATTCAATGACTTTAATGTTTTTTGCTATGCCGCTTTCCTGGTTGCCGGGAATCATCGGGCAGCCCCCTTCGGTTAACCTGACTTCTAACTATTCTGCAGGGCCGGTTTTATTTCCTGCCCGCCCCTGGAGGATTTGCCTGTAATTTGTTGTTCCCCGTGCATATCCCTAGAAGCCCAGCCTGAAAAGAACAAAAATAGCTGCCGTCAGAAAGGGCCTTGCCGGGCAGCAGTTTCAGTCTTTACTTGCTCTATAAAATTTATAAAGTTAAGGAGGGCCTGCCGCCCTCCTTTTTTGTTTTTCGTGTTTATTCCGCAGTGAACGGCAGCAGGGCAATATTGCGGGCCCTTTTTATAGCCGTGGTCAACAAGCGCTGATGCTTGGCGCAGTTTCCCGAAATGCGGCGGGGCAGTATTTTCCCCCGCTCGGTAATGTACTTTTTAAGGCGCTGCACGTCTTTATAATCGACCACTTCCGCCTTATCCACGCAGAAGTTGCAAATCCGCTTCTTGCCCCTGCGACCTTTCTCGCGTTTCAAGCCGTATCCCTCCTTATTCCGGCGCTAAAACCCCATGCTACAGCAATATTAAAAGGGAATATCGTCCTCGTTGAAGCTGATTTCGCTGCCGAATTCCGGAATGTCCCCGCCGGAGCCAGCGCCGCCGTGACCGGAACCTTCCTTGGGCCGGTCGAGAAAGCGCACCGTTTCGGCCACCACCTCGGCGGCCTTCCTGCGGATGCCCTGGCTGTCATCATAAGACCGCACCTGCAGCCTGCCCTCGACGGCTACCAGCCTGCCCTTTCTGATATAGTTGGCACAGGTTTCTGCCTGTTTCTGCCAGACCACCACATCTATAAAGTCGGTTTCGCGCTCTCCCTGCTTGTTGAGGCGCGCCCGGTTGACGGCCAGAGTAAACCTGGCCACCGCAACCCCGCCGGGAGTGTAGCGCAGTTCTGGATCCTGCGTCAGCCTGCCGATTAAAATAACTTTATTCAGCATAATTCCACCGCCTTGGCGCTTTGCTGAGCAAACCGGGCCAGGCCGCTCATTCGTTTTCCCGGACTATCATATGCCGGAGCACTTCGTCCGTAATCTTGAAAACGCGGTCGAGCTCGGCAGCCAGTTTGGGCTCGGCATTAATCTGGATCACAATGTAAAAGCCCTCTCTGAAGTCTTTTACCTCGTAAGCCAGCCTGCGCTTGCCCCACTTGTCAATCTTAATTATCTCCCCACCGTGGCTTTCGATCAAGTTCTTGAATTTCTCAATAACCTCCGCGTTCTTTTCCTCCTCCAAAT
The window above is part of the Pelotomaculum thermopropionicum SI genome. Proteins encoded here:
- the DnaB gene encoding replicative DNA helicase; this translates as MLERIPPQNIDAEQSVLGAILLDREAIYKVLRILKPEDFYRESHKVIYEAMLSLNESGRPVDLITVSERLRQQGDLEKAGGVAYIASLAEMVPTAANVEYYARIVEEKSLLRTLIQLSTRLAGRGYEEGEEPEKLIAEAEQMLMELGSRRAAAALYSIKDIFLETFKHLEFLYNNRGSITGVPTPFSDLDRICCGLQPSDLIIIAGRPSMGKTSLGLCIGYSAALKHNIPVAIFSLEMSKEQLVQRILCAEAMVDQHRIRTGELDEDDWQKLHETAGKLAKAPIYIDDTAAITVRQVRAKARQLQAEKGLGLIVIDYLQLMQGSRRPENRQQEISEISRSLKGLAKELNVPVLALAQLSRSVEQRPNKRPVMSDLRESGSLEQDADLIMFIYRDEYYNRDSDKKGIAEIIISKHRNGPVGVVELGFLKEFTKFVPLIKNMEEG
- the Ssb gene encoding single-stranded DNA-binding protein, with product MLNKVILIGRLTQDPELRYTPGGVAVARFTLAVNRARLNKQGERETDFIDVVVWQKQAETCANYIRKGRLVAVEGRLQVRSYDDSQGIRRKAAEVVAETVRFLDRPKEGSGHGGAGSGGDIPEFGSEISFNEDDIPF
- the PurA gene encoding adenylosuccinate synthase; protein product: MSTVVLVGAQWGDEGKGKVTDFLAEKADLVVRYQGGNNAGHTVVVGDREFKLHLIPSGILYPDKICVIGNGVVIDPAVLIGEMEALAKQGISTANLKISQRAHVIFPYHQRLDQVEENRKGSGKIGTTCRGIGPAYTDKSARIGIRMADLVDEEVFAALLEQNMKDKNHLFTRVYGLPPLDYGSVLESYRGYAKALKGYVTDISIIINEAIKQGKNILFEGAQGTLLDIDHGTYPYVTSSHPVAAAACIGVGIGPTRINRVIGVAKAYITRVGEGPFPTEMKDELGDYIRKKGGEFGTTTGRPRRCGWFDGVAGRYAVRVNGLDYLAVTKLDVLSGLEKVKICTGYLYHGDILNEFPASLKVLRECVPVYDELPGWQEDISGARKLSDLPANARRYLERIGEVTGAPIALIGVGSRRSQTILTAELY
- the RpsR gene encoding ribosomal protein S18, with the translated sequence MKREKGRRGKKRICNFCVDKAEVVDYKDVQRLKKYITERGKILPRRISGNCAKHQRLLTTAIKRARNIALLPFTAE
- a CDS encoding Uncharacterized FAD-dependent dehydrogenases, which codes for MNSQYDVVIVGAGPAGIFAALELVKLKTGLRILIIEKGRNIDERRCVARERDVHCARCSPCSTICGWGGAGAFSDGKLTLSTEVGGSLEQYVGEKELAGLIDYIDRIFVKFGAPEQVYGLEHEEEIQEMQRRAVLAELKLVPVRIRHMGTGRCAEVLQRMQEYLLSHGVEVRTSCLVDEVTVEGGTVRGVVTQDGEAIGARYVVLAPGREGSEWLAREAQRMGLGTAVNPVDIGVRVELPAAVMDHLTRIFYEAKFIYYSRTFSDKVRTFCMNPNGEVVLENNDGLVTVNGHSHAYNKTENTNFAVLVSKTFTEPFKEPIAYGRYIASLANLLGGGVIVQSLGDLLAGRRSTRERLAKCMTVPTLAEATPGDLSLVFPYRHLMGIVEMLRALDRLAPGVYSRYTLLYGVEVKFYSSRLALSDSLETQVKNLFAAGDGAGVTRGLAQASAAGVVAAREIAKRA
- the RplI gene encoding ribosomal protein L9, translating into MKVILLKDVPGQGKKGEVVDVAEGYARNYLFPRGLAEEATKGRMKALGDRQKVLAMKEKKAEEEARALAARLKGVTVVVRAKTGEGGRLFGSVNNKDIAEALASQYNIVLDKKKLLLKEPIKQLGMYSVAARLHPNIQAEVRVEVAGE
- the LonB gene encoding predicted ATP-dependent protease, with the protein product MKAFLEKFTGRARDGTSSKFAGLDQLRRQVAALYGLLADLYGTDKLVLRAGKLEALQLMRSERLEEKVLALQKLVFEDPTYDTLPAVEDIPGILEEVEEEIADSIARRTVEDQLEKKIGEKLQQRHEEYVREIKMQVIKETAGPENAQTLKKLAVLEKLEQRKLSTSALEFLRPASFDEIVGQERAVKALLAKLASPYPQHIILYGPPGVGKTTAARLALEEAKRAGGTPFSKEAAFVEVNGATLRWDPREVTNPLLGSVHDPIYQGARRDLAESGVPEPKLGLVTEAHGGVLFIDEIGEMDPILQNKLLKVLEDKRVFFESSYYDPSDPNIPQYIKKLFEEGAPADFILIGATTREPEEINPAIRSRCAEIFFEPLTPSAVQKIIRQAAAKLQVEMDQAVPEVISEYTIEGRKAVNILADAYGLACYRREKQGGGARITLQDVLEVVQISRLSPYVTRKGSARREVGKIFGLGVMGFLGSVLEIEAVAFPARNAGQGSIRFNDTAGSMAKDSVFNAASVIRKLTGEDLANYDLHINVVGGGRIDGPSAGAAIFIAVLSAIQGRPVPQDIAVTGEISIQGKVRAVGGVFEKIYGARQAGLRTVLIPAENEKDVPADIKGIRIIPVDSVEEMISHVFPPAEVDLLIS
- the RpsF gene encoding ribosomal protein S6 encodes the protein MRKYEVIFILRPDLEEEKNAEVIEKFKNLIESHGGEIIKIDKWGKRRLAYEVKDFREGFYIVIQINAEPKLAAELDRVFKITDEVLRHMIVRENE